The proteins below are encoded in one region of Rhododendron vialii isolate Sample 1 chromosome 7a, ASM3025357v1:
- the LOC131331902 gene encoding MYB-like transcription factor ODO1 has protein sequence MGRQPCCDKLGVKKGPWTAEEDKKLINFIFTNGQCCWRAVPKLAGLRRCGKSCRLRWTNYLRPDLKRGLLTESEEQLVIDLHARLGNRWSKIAARLPGRTDNEIKNHWNTHIKKKLLKMGIDPVTHEPLNKEETKTSESSSHSDCSPDDHDQLKSQETNDNNPSSEENSICSPVENFSNTESNSLSLCDDDLLMSCLWGDEEIPIIDEISWDFPAAGPNFNSNNNGSIPSWDETCAWLLDCQDFGVQDFGLDCFNDVEVMNTLNALEVDNK, from the exons ATGGGACGACAGCCTTGTTGTGATAAGCTAGGGGTGAAGAAGGGGCCGTGGACGGCGGAGGAGGACAAGAAACTCATCAACTTCATTTTCACCAACGGACAATGTTGTTGGCGCGCCGTCCCTAAGCTGGCCGGGCTGCGCCGCTGTGGGAAGAGTTGCCGGCTCCGATGGACTAACTACCTCCGCCCTGACCTGAAGAGAGGGCTACTTACCGAATCCGAGGAGCAATTGGTCATCGACCTCCATGCTCGTCTTGGCAATAG gTGGTCTAAAATTGCAGCACGATTGCCTGGAAGGACCGATAATGAGATTAAGAACCATTGGAATACCCATATCAAGAAGAAGCTTCTCAAGATGGGAATCGATCCCGTCACCCATGAACCCCTCAACAAAGAAGAAACCAAGACATCCGAATCATCGTCTCACTCTGATTGTTCGCCAGACGACCATGATCAGCTGAAATCACAGGAGACCAACGACAATAATCCTAGCTCGGAGGAAAACTCGATATGCTCACCAGTAGAGAATTTTTCAAATACCGAGTCCAATTCGCTTAGCCTTTGCGACGATGACCTATTGATGAGTTGCTTGTGGGGGGACGAAGAAATCCCTATAATCGATGAAATATCATGGGATTTTCCTGCTGCTGGACCGAACTTTAATAGTAACAACAACGGTTCGATTCCGTCTTGGGATGAAACCTGTGCATGGCTATTGGATTGCCAGGACTTTGGGGTTCAAGATTTCGGTCTCGATTGCTTCAATGATGTTGAAGTCATGAACACACTAAACGCGTTAGAGGTGGACAATAAGTAA